A single Apostichopus japonicus isolate 1M-3 chromosome 11, ASM3797524v1, whole genome shotgun sequence DNA region contains:
- the LOC139975513 gene encoding D-2-hydroxyglutarate dehydrogenase, mitochondrial-like isoform X1 gives MITFRNSTACSSTMMPAVYSSCLNRLISCNSLQLASRIQRSHHLLSDGYPACFAAQRTRLRGSIKDVPRTSIAKFKRHILEQKHYQSKLLMFSTTSMLLNREVPLTSEQYPSLKRGKFGSVEADDVSFFESILPGRVVTERDELEGANTDWLRICRGQSKLLLKPKTTEEVSKILQYCYKRSLAVVPQGGNTGLVGGSVPVFDEIVISTALMNEIMDFNQLSGTLTCQAGCILENLDQFVQNQGYTMPLDLGAKGSCHIGGNVATNAGGIRLLRYGSLHGNVLGVEAVLANGEVFNGLTTLRKDNTGYDLKQLFIGSEGTLGVITAVSLLCPPKPQSVNLAFLGCKDFGAVLDTLKFAKTKLGEVLSAFEVLDHECMKLQVTYGNHKNPLVGPPHGFYVVVETSGSNEDHDQQKMTSFLEEAMEKSLVEDGTLATDSVKFQTLWHLREGIAESLMRAGVVYKYDFSFAVEDFYDLVEVMRTRLRGEALLVCGYGHVGDGNLHLNIVGPTLSKEFLALIEPFVFDWTASKGGSVSAEHGLGFKKRNAMGFSKSDKQIEIMQEMKRLFDPKCILNPYKTIPGV, from the exons ATGATCACTTTTAGGAATAGCACT gCTTGTTCATCAACCATGATGCCAGCTGTGTACTCTAGCTGTTTGAATAGGTTGATTTCATGCAACTCTTTGCAGTTGGCCTCTCGGATTCAAAGATCACATCATCTGTTGTCTGATGGTTACCCAGCATGTTTTGCAGCTCAAAGGACTAGGCTTAGAGGTAGCATTAAAGATGTACCAAGGACCTCCATAGCAAAGTTCAAGAGACACATTTTGGAGCAGAAGCATTATCAATCAAAATTGCTGATGTTTTCAACAACTTCTATGCTGTTGAATAGGGAAGTACCGCTCACATCTGAACAATATCCATCTCTCAAGAGAGGAAAGTTTGGCTCAGTTGAGGCAGATGATGTGTCCTTCTTTGAATCCATCCTTCCAGGGAGGGTGGTCACTGAACGAGATGAACTAGAAGGTGCTAACACTGATTGGCTCAGGATATGTCGAG GGCAGTCCAAGTTACTGTTGAAGCCCAAGACAACAGAGGAAGTGTCTAAAATTCTACAGTATTGTTATAAACGTAGCTTAGCAGTTGTGCCTCAAGGTGGAAATACTGGACTGGTTGGTGGCAGTGTTCCCGTGTTTGATGAGATCGTTATTTCAACAGCCCTCATGAATGAAATTATGGATTTTAATCAGCTGTCAG GAACGCTGACTTGCCAGGCAGGTTGCATATTAGAGAATTTGGATCAGTTTGTCCAGAACCAGGGATATACGATGCCGTTGGACCTAGGTGCTAAAGGAAGCTGCCACATTGGAGGAAATGTGGCAACCAATGCTGGTGGCATTCGCCTCTTGAGATACGGTTCCCTGCATGGAAACGTCCTTGGAGTTGAGGCG GTTCTCGCTAACGGTGAAGTGTTCAACGGATTGACAACTTTGAGGAAAGACAACACTGGTTATGATCTTAAGCAGCTATTCATCGGCTCGGAGGGAACGCTGGGAGTGATAACGGCCGTCAGTTTGTTATGTCCACCAAAACCACAATCTGTGAATCTTGCCTTTCTTG GTTGTAAAGACTTTGGCGCAGTTTTAGACACTCTCaaatttgcaaaaacaaaactagGAGAGGTTCTGTCAGCATTTGAGGTACTGGACCATGAGTGCATGAAA TTACAAGTGACGTATGGAAATCACAAAAATCCCCTGGTGGGACCACCTCATGGATTCTACGTCGTTGTGGAAACATCGGGCTCGAATGAAGATCACGACCAACAGAAAATGACATCATTCCTCGAAGAAGCCATGGAGAAGAGTCTTGTAGAAGATGGTACCTTGGCAACCGACTCTGTTAAGTTTCAG ACCCTTTGGCATCTACGAGAAGGCATCGCGGAGAGTCTCATGAGGGCAGGCGTCGTGTACAAATACGACTTTTCCTTCGCAGTCGAAGACTTTTACGATCTCGTCGAGGTGATGCGAACAAGACTCCGCGGCGAGGCTCTGCTCGTCTGCGGCTACGGGCACGTCGGAGACGGCAATCTTCACTTGAACATCGTGGGACCAACTTTGAGCAAAGAATTCCTGGCCTTGATCGAACCGTTCGTGTTCGATTGGACGGCATCCAAAGGGGGCAGCGTGAGTGCAGAACACGGGCTGGGTTTCAAGAAGAGGAATGCGATGGGGTTTAGTAAATCAGACAAACAGATTGAAATTATGCAAGAGATGAAACGATTGTTTGATCCTAAGTGTATTCTGAATCCGTATAAAACAATACCAGGTGTATAA
- the LOC139975513 gene encoding D-2-hydroxyglutarate dehydrogenase, mitochondrial-like isoform X3, with product MMPAVYSSCLNRLISCNSLQLASRIQRSHHLLSDGYPACFAAQRTRLRGSIKDVPRTSIAKFKRHILEQKHYQSKLLMFSTTSMLLNREVPLTSEQYPSLKRGKFGSVEADDVSFFESILPGRVVTERDELEGANTDWLRICRGQSKLLLKPKTTEEVSKILQYCYKRSLAVVPQGGNTGLVGGSVPVFDEIVISTALMNEIMDFNQLSGTLTCQAGCILENLDQFVQNQGYTMPLDLGAKGSCHIGGNVATNAGGIRLLRYGSLHGNVLGVEAVLANGEVFNGLTTLRKDNTGYDLKQLFIGSEGTLGVITAVSLLCPPKPQSVNLAFLGCKDFGAVLDTLKFAKTKLGEVLSAFEVLDHECMKLQVTYGNHKNPLVGPPHGFYVVVETSGSNEDHDQQKMTSFLEEAMEKSLVEDGTLATDSVKFQTLWHLREGIAESLMRAGVVYKYDFSFAVEDFYDLVEVMRTRLRGEALLVCGYGHVGDGNLHLNIVGPTLSKEFLALIEPFVFDWTASKGGSVSAEHGLGFKKRNAMGFSKSDKQIEIMQEMKRLFDPKCILNPYKTIPGV from the exons ATGATGCCAGCTGTGTACTCTAGCTGTTTGAATAGGTTGATTTCATGCAACTCTTTGCAGTTGGCCTCTCGGATTCAAAGATCACATCATCTGTTGTCTGATGGTTACCCAGCATGTTTTGCAGCTCAAAGGACTAGGCTTAGAGGTAGCATTAAAGATGTACCAAGGACCTCCATAGCAAAGTTCAAGAGACACATTTTGGAGCAGAAGCATTATCAATCAAAATTGCTGATGTTTTCAACAACTTCTATGCTGTTGAATAGGGAAGTACCGCTCACATCTGAACAATATCCATCTCTCAAGAGAGGAAAGTTTGGCTCAGTTGAGGCAGATGATGTGTCCTTCTTTGAATCCATCCTTCCAGGGAGGGTGGTCACTGAACGAGATGAACTAGAAGGTGCTAACACTGATTGGCTCAGGATATGTCGAG GGCAGTCCAAGTTACTGTTGAAGCCCAAGACAACAGAGGAAGTGTCTAAAATTCTACAGTATTGTTATAAACGTAGCTTAGCAGTTGTGCCTCAAGGTGGAAATACTGGACTGGTTGGTGGCAGTGTTCCCGTGTTTGATGAGATCGTTATTTCAACAGCCCTCATGAATGAAATTATGGATTTTAATCAGCTGTCAG GAACGCTGACTTGCCAGGCAGGTTGCATATTAGAGAATTTGGATCAGTTTGTCCAGAACCAGGGATATACGATGCCGTTGGACCTAGGTGCTAAAGGAAGCTGCCACATTGGAGGAAATGTGGCAACCAATGCTGGTGGCATTCGCCTCTTGAGATACGGTTCCCTGCATGGAAACGTCCTTGGAGTTGAGGCG GTTCTCGCTAACGGTGAAGTGTTCAACGGATTGACAACTTTGAGGAAAGACAACACTGGTTATGATCTTAAGCAGCTATTCATCGGCTCGGAGGGAACGCTGGGAGTGATAACGGCCGTCAGTTTGTTATGTCCACCAAAACCACAATCTGTGAATCTTGCCTTTCTTG GTTGTAAAGACTTTGGCGCAGTTTTAGACACTCTCaaatttgcaaaaacaaaactagGAGAGGTTCTGTCAGCATTTGAGGTACTGGACCATGAGTGCATGAAA TTACAAGTGACGTATGGAAATCACAAAAATCCCCTGGTGGGACCACCTCATGGATTCTACGTCGTTGTGGAAACATCGGGCTCGAATGAAGATCACGACCAACAGAAAATGACATCATTCCTCGAAGAAGCCATGGAGAAGAGTCTTGTAGAAGATGGTACCTTGGCAACCGACTCTGTTAAGTTTCAG ACCCTTTGGCATCTACGAGAAGGCATCGCGGAGAGTCTCATGAGGGCAGGCGTCGTGTACAAATACGACTTTTCCTTCGCAGTCGAAGACTTTTACGATCTCGTCGAGGTGATGCGAACAAGACTCCGCGGCGAGGCTCTGCTCGTCTGCGGCTACGGGCACGTCGGAGACGGCAATCTTCACTTGAACATCGTGGGACCAACTTTGAGCAAAGAATTCCTGGCCTTGATCGAACCGTTCGTGTTCGATTGGACGGCATCCAAAGGGGGCAGCGTGAGTGCAGAACACGGGCTGGGTTTCAAGAAGAGGAATGCGATGGGGTTTAGTAAATCAGACAAACAGATTGAAATTATGCAAGAGATGAAACGATTGTTTGATCCTAAGTGTATTCTGAATCCGTATAAAACAATACCAGGTGTATAA
- the LOC139975513 gene encoding D-2-hydroxyglutarate dehydrogenase, mitochondrial-like isoform X2 encodes MMPIKACSSTMMPAVYSSCLNRLISCNSLQLASRIQRSHHLLSDGYPACFAAQRTRLRGSIKDVPRTSIAKFKRHILEQKHYQSKLLMFSTTSMLLNREVPLTSEQYPSLKRGKFGSVEADDVSFFESILPGRVVTERDELEGANTDWLRICRGQSKLLLKPKTTEEVSKILQYCYKRSLAVVPQGGNTGLVGGSVPVFDEIVISTALMNEIMDFNQLSGTLTCQAGCILENLDQFVQNQGYTMPLDLGAKGSCHIGGNVATNAGGIRLLRYGSLHGNVLGVEAVLANGEVFNGLTTLRKDNTGYDLKQLFIGSEGTLGVITAVSLLCPPKPQSVNLAFLGCKDFGAVLDTLKFAKTKLGEVLSAFEVLDHECMKLQVTYGNHKNPLVGPPHGFYVVVETSGSNEDHDQQKMTSFLEEAMEKSLVEDGTLATDSVKFQTLWHLREGIAESLMRAGVVYKYDFSFAVEDFYDLVEVMRTRLRGEALLVCGYGHVGDGNLHLNIVGPTLSKEFLALIEPFVFDWTASKGGSVSAEHGLGFKKRNAMGFSKSDKQIEIMQEMKRLFDPKCILNPYKTIPGV; translated from the exons ATGATGCCCATCAAA gCTTGTTCATCAACCATGATGCCAGCTGTGTACTCTAGCTGTTTGAATAGGTTGATTTCATGCAACTCTTTGCAGTTGGCCTCTCGGATTCAAAGATCACATCATCTGTTGTCTGATGGTTACCCAGCATGTTTTGCAGCTCAAAGGACTAGGCTTAGAGGTAGCATTAAAGATGTACCAAGGACCTCCATAGCAAAGTTCAAGAGACACATTTTGGAGCAGAAGCATTATCAATCAAAATTGCTGATGTTTTCAACAACTTCTATGCTGTTGAATAGGGAAGTACCGCTCACATCTGAACAATATCCATCTCTCAAGAGAGGAAAGTTTGGCTCAGTTGAGGCAGATGATGTGTCCTTCTTTGAATCCATCCTTCCAGGGAGGGTGGTCACTGAACGAGATGAACTAGAAGGTGCTAACACTGATTGGCTCAGGATATGTCGAG GGCAGTCCAAGTTACTGTTGAAGCCCAAGACAACAGAGGAAGTGTCTAAAATTCTACAGTATTGTTATAAACGTAGCTTAGCAGTTGTGCCTCAAGGTGGAAATACTGGACTGGTTGGTGGCAGTGTTCCCGTGTTTGATGAGATCGTTATTTCAACAGCCCTCATGAATGAAATTATGGATTTTAATCAGCTGTCAG GAACGCTGACTTGCCAGGCAGGTTGCATATTAGAGAATTTGGATCAGTTTGTCCAGAACCAGGGATATACGATGCCGTTGGACCTAGGTGCTAAAGGAAGCTGCCACATTGGAGGAAATGTGGCAACCAATGCTGGTGGCATTCGCCTCTTGAGATACGGTTCCCTGCATGGAAACGTCCTTGGAGTTGAGGCG GTTCTCGCTAACGGTGAAGTGTTCAACGGATTGACAACTTTGAGGAAAGACAACACTGGTTATGATCTTAAGCAGCTATTCATCGGCTCGGAGGGAACGCTGGGAGTGATAACGGCCGTCAGTTTGTTATGTCCACCAAAACCACAATCTGTGAATCTTGCCTTTCTTG GTTGTAAAGACTTTGGCGCAGTTTTAGACACTCTCaaatttgcaaaaacaaaactagGAGAGGTTCTGTCAGCATTTGAGGTACTGGACCATGAGTGCATGAAA TTACAAGTGACGTATGGAAATCACAAAAATCCCCTGGTGGGACCACCTCATGGATTCTACGTCGTTGTGGAAACATCGGGCTCGAATGAAGATCACGACCAACAGAAAATGACATCATTCCTCGAAGAAGCCATGGAGAAGAGTCTTGTAGAAGATGGTACCTTGGCAACCGACTCTGTTAAGTTTCAG ACCCTTTGGCATCTACGAGAAGGCATCGCGGAGAGTCTCATGAGGGCAGGCGTCGTGTACAAATACGACTTTTCCTTCGCAGTCGAAGACTTTTACGATCTCGTCGAGGTGATGCGAACAAGACTCCGCGGCGAGGCTCTGCTCGTCTGCGGCTACGGGCACGTCGGAGACGGCAATCTTCACTTGAACATCGTGGGACCAACTTTGAGCAAAGAATTCCTGGCCTTGATCGAACCGTTCGTGTTCGATTGGACGGCATCCAAAGGGGGCAGCGTGAGTGCAGAACACGGGCTGGGTTTCAAGAAGAGGAATGCGATGGGGTTTAGTAAATCAGACAAACAGATTGAAATTATGCAAGAGATGAAACGATTGTTTGATCCTAAGTGTATTCTGAATCCGTATAAAACAATACCAGGTGTATAA
- the LOC139976027 gene encoding uncharacterized protein: MSEVEEMRLELKSLRDALEREKLVSMKAKADIEALQKLSVGSEADSDKEGDEDVHSTSEEGEKQPSVVYLSQGQRIDRFCDRPTKLGDPSVQEWIRDIRSQLEVRRLGPKDQASLILNHLGGKARKEIAGRGDEVQRDPSKIFAILSKVFGDGDTLSQLQQRFFSYRQRDGEDLVACSLELVDLFDRICQLDSSFQSCREKSLRGRLAEAAKDEGVRRELRRLNLENPNMTFFDARDQVMEWIGVPKSLTQGKFTVHKLEADSEYHHLIKQQGKQIKAQQQQIDDLIQALKTNAEKSSRPNYTHGGKPSGTRRCYQCDSKFHFKRDCPDNLMNRQPQSGASTETVSTTTKEPLN, translated from the coding sequence ATGTCTGAAGTGGAAGAGATGCGGCTTGAGCTGAAGTCCTTGCGGGATGCACTGGAAAGGGAGAAGCTGGTTTCGATGAAGGCTAAAGCTGACATCGAGGCACTCCAGAAGTTATCTGTTGGGTCTGAAGCTGACTCAGATAAGGAAGGTGATGAAGATGTCCATAGTACCAGTGAGGAGGGTGAAAAGCAGCCATCTGTGGTATACCTCTCACAGGGTCAACGAATTGATCGATTTTGTGACCGACCTACAAAACTAGGAGATCCGTCTGTACAGGAATGGATCAGAGACATAAGGAGTCAACTGGAGGTCCGACGACTAGGACCTAAGGACCAAGCCAGTCTTATTCTCAACCATCTAGGTGGGAAGGCAAGGAAGGAGATAGCAGGAAGAGGGGATGAAGTTCAGAGGGACCCCAGTAAGATTTTTGCTATTTTGAGTAAAGTCTTTGGTGACGGTGACACTCTCTCACAACTACAACAACGTTTCTTCTCTTATAGACAGAGGGATGGTGAAGATCTTGTAGCTTGCTCCTTAGAACTGGTTGATCTCTTTGACCGTATTTGTCAATTAGACTCATCGTTTCAATCATGCAGGGAGAAAAGTTTAAGGGGAAGACTGGCAGAGGCGGCGAAAGATGAGGGGGTACGGAGAGAGTTACGAAGGCTGAACTTGGAGAATCCAAACATGACGTTCTTCGATGCACGAGACCAAGTGATGGAGTGGATTGGGGTACCAAAGAGCCTGACACAAGGAAAATTCACTGTTCATAAACTTGAGGCAGACAGTGAGTACCATCACCTAATTAAACAACAGGGCAAACAGATAAAGGCACAACAACAACAGATTGATGACCTAATTCAAGCTCTGAAGACTAATGCTGAGAAGTCCTCAAGACCCAATTACACTCATGGAGGAAAGCCATCTGGTACTAGACGATGCTACCAGTGTGACTCTAAGTTTCATTTTAAGCGAGATTGTCCTGACAATCTTATGAATAGGCAACCACAGAGTGGGGCAAGCACAGAAACAGTCTCCACAACCACCAAGGAGCCTTTAAACTAG